In a single window of the Oecophyllibacter saccharovorans genome:
- a CDS encoding D-aminopeptidase: MPTAPSSPSPGAPAPSRINTSLERLLADLPDLYPGPGGAVAVIRDGETLVRHAWGYASLERHLPFTPGSLFRLCSITKQFTCATLLARYRDPEHLNRTLVPFIARRLPELPADLRPSALHLAHNQSGLRDYWAMAMLEGAAIEGAFSDAEAWRLIARTRSLQFAPGTAYSYVNQNFRLLSDAMEQESGRSFSELLQQHLFTPFGMERAFLAAETRAMPDGTEGYEEMGLGGARPAVNNIYWTGDAGLGASLDDMIAWEKHIDTTRDDAGSLYQRLSAPVTFADGAAASYGFGLQRGTLNGPDGPLQVTGHGGALRGWRSHRLHVPQHRLSVVVLFNHVSPAHQAAAALARAALTPAAAAPSPSSHNPQEALASAASFTGVWLEEGTGLSARISHDTTDPHSQTRLQLRYLMLPETLTLQSPAQASGLGVMVQHVEGKPDLLKMSRPGENRVTFLHRLSDRLPEERGVSDTERQDLAEEARALAGTYRNPETDSTFDVTLAGGVLHGGFSGLNGTGRMERLHRLAPGLWTFPCPRALDHTAPGDWTLHFTREKGRSRVRIGCWLARDLVYERLPG, translated from the coding sequence ATGCCCACCGCCCCGTCTTCACCGAGCCCCGGTGCTCCTGCTCCCTCCCGCATCAATACCTCGCTTGAACGCCTCTTGGCCGATCTGCCTGATCTTTATCCGGGCCCTGGCGGCGCGGTGGCCGTGATCCGGGACGGGGAGACCCTCGTGCGGCATGCCTGGGGTTATGCCTCGCTGGAGCGGCACCTGCCCTTCACGCCTGGCTCGCTCTTCCGGCTCTGCTCGATCACCAAGCAGTTCACCTGCGCCACCTTACTGGCCCGTTACCGCGACCCTGAACACCTGAACCGCACCCTGGTCCCCTTTATCGCCCGTCGCTTGCCTGAGCTGCCTGCAGATCTGCGCCCCAGCGCGCTGCACCTAGCCCACAACCAGTCGGGCCTGCGGGACTACTGGGCCATGGCCATGCTGGAAGGCGCTGCCATTGAAGGGGCGTTCAGTGATGCCGAGGCCTGGCGCCTCATTGCCCGGACCCGCTCCCTCCAGTTTGCTCCCGGCACTGCCTATTCCTATGTCAACCAGAATTTTCGCCTTCTTTCAGATGCGATGGAACAGGAGAGCGGCCGCAGTTTCAGCGAGCTCCTGCAGCAGCACCTCTTCACGCCGTTCGGCATGGAACGGGCTTTTCTGGCCGCCGAGACGCGCGCCATGCCCGATGGGACTGAAGGTTATGAGGAAATGGGGCTTGGCGGCGCCCGTCCTGCCGTCAACAACATCTACTGGACGGGCGATGCAGGGCTCGGCGCCTCACTGGATGACATGATCGCCTGGGAAAAGCACATCGACACCACGCGCGATGATGCAGGCAGCCTTTACCAACGCCTCAGCGCACCTGTCACCTTTGCGGACGGGGCTGCGGCGTCCTACGGCTTCGGCCTGCAACGCGGCACGCTCAACGGGCCGGACGGGCCTCTGCAGGTCACAGGACATGGCGGGGCGCTGCGCGGATGGCGGTCGCACAGGCTGCATGTGCCGCAACACCGCCTCTCGGTCGTAGTTCTCTTCAACCATGTCTCACCGGCTCACCAGGCTGCCGCCGCCCTGGCGCGGGCCGCGCTCACACCCGCAGCTGCCGCCCCGTCTCCATCCTCCCATAACCCGCAGGAAGCCCTTGCGTCAGCCGCATCCTTTACCGGCGTCTGGCTGGAAGAAGGCACAGGGCTTTCAGCGCGCATCAGCCACGATACGACCGACCCCCACAGCCAGACGCGTCTGCAGCTGCGTTACCTGATGCTGCCAGAAACCCTGACCCTCCAATCGCCTGCGCAGGCAAGCGGCCTGGGCGTGATGGTGCAGCACGTTGAAGGAAAACCGGACCTTCTCAAAATGAGCCGCCCCGGTGAAAACCGCGTGACCTTTCTGCACCGCCTGTCCGACCGGCTGCCGGAAGAGAGGGGGGTTTCCGATACGGAGCGACAGGACCTGGCAGAAGAAGCCCGCGCCCTGGCCGGCACTTACCGCAACCCTGAAACGGATTCCACGTTTGACGTCACTCTGGCAGGCGGTGTGCTGCATGGCGGTTTCAGCGGTTTGAACGGCACTGGCCGGATGGAACGGCTTCACCGGCTGGCACCTGGACTATGGACCTTTCCCTGCCCGCGGGCGCTTGATCATACCG
- a CDS encoding pirin family protein, whose translation MAGNEKAEQLKKAPKKVQGVYPPSPPHWVGDGFPVQSLFTYRDLGKVLNPFILLDHAGPAAFPPAPERMETPRGVGTHPHRGFETVTIVFGGQVAHGDSAGNSGKIGPGDVQWMTAGRGVLHQEFHAPEFTRDGGVFDVAQLWINLPARDKMTAPAYQPLAAADMQAVALTDPESVSAETVGSLRVIAGHFSAEGAEGEGGEVTVTGPARSFTPLNVWDVILAEGKSSVLACPEGWVTALAVMGGALVVEGVRGETNHTVVLSRQGTRFRIEAPEGAHFLVLTAQPLEEPLAGEGPFVMNERQELHQAFEDLRRGHFGTF comes from the coding sequence ATGGCCGGGAATGAGAAGGCAGAGCAGTTGAAGAAAGCGCCGAAAAAGGTTCAGGGCGTCTATCCGCCCAGCCCGCCGCACTGGGTCGGTGACGGTTTCCCGGTGCAGAGCCTGTTCACTTACCGGGACCTGGGCAAGGTCCTTAATCCGTTCATTCTGCTTGACCATGCCGGCCCTGCCGCTTTCCCGCCTGCGCCTGAGCGGATGGAGACGCCCAGAGGCGTGGGCACTCACCCCCATCGCGGGTTTGAGACGGTGACAATCGTGTTCGGCGGGCAGGTGGCTCATGGCGACTCAGCCGGTAACAGCGGCAAAATCGGTCCTGGAGACGTGCAGTGGATGACAGCTGGGCGGGGTGTGCTGCACCAGGAATTCCACGCGCCCGAGTTTACGCGTGACGGCGGGGTGTTCGATGTCGCGCAGCTGTGGATCAACCTGCCGGCGCGCGACAAGATGACAGCGCCTGCCTACCAGCCTCTTGCAGCTGCTGACATGCAGGCAGTGGCCCTGACCGATCCTGAGAGCGTTTCCGCAGAGACGGTGGGAAGCCTGCGGGTCATTGCCGGGCATTTCAGTGCGGAAGGGGCTGAAGGGGAGGGTGGAGAGGTTACGGTTACCGGCCCGGCCCGCAGCTTCACGCCGCTGAATGTATGGGATGTCATCCTTGCTGAGGGCAAAAGTTCTGTGTTGGCCTGTCCGGAAGGCTGGGTGACGGCCCTGGCGGTCATGGGCGGCGCTCTGGTGGTGGAAGGGGTGCGGGGCGAGACCAACCACACGGTCGTGCTTTCACGCCAAGGCACGCGCTTTCGGATCGAAGCACCGGAAGGGGCGCATTTCCTCGTCCTGACGGCTCAGCCGCTTGAGGAGCCGCTTGCAGGCGAAGGCCCGTTCGTGATGAATGAGCGCCAGGAGCTGCACCAGGCCTTCGAGGACCTGCGACGCGGTCATTTCGGCACTTTTTAA
- a CDS encoding regulatory protein RecX — translation MVEEKAPAAVPTPPTAASLREAALAHLARFATTRRNLEQVLSRRVRRWGLRAQKAGMAPEEIRQVEGVLLGEIPEIAAGMEALGAVDDAQFARSRARSLTRSGRSRRAVTAHLVVKGVDGETAQEALEASLGAGEEAQQAELAAALVLARKRGFGAFRRPDRPERDPMKVLAVFARNGFSQGTAAQALAMERDEAEDLILRFRSA, via the coding sequence ATGGTGGAAGAAAAAGCGCCCGCAGCAGTGCCCACGCCCCCGACGGCAGCCAGCCTGCGAGAAGCGGCCCTGGCGCATCTGGCGCGTTTTGCCACCACGCGGCGCAATCTCGAGCAGGTGCTGAGCCGCCGGGTGCGGCGCTGGGGCCTGCGGGCGCAGAAGGCCGGTATGGCGCCTGAGGAAATCCGCCAGGTGGAAGGGGTATTGCTTGGGGAAATCCCTGAAATTGCTGCGGGCATGGAGGCGCTTGGCGCGGTTGATGACGCGCAGTTCGCGCGGTCGCGGGCCCGCAGCCTGACGCGTTCGGGTCGTTCCAGGCGGGCGGTGACAGCGCATCTGGTGGTCAAGGGCGTTGATGGGGAAACAGCGCAGGAAGCTCTGGAAGCTTCGCTCGGGGCTGGTGAAGAAGCGCAGCAGGCGGAACTGGCCGCGGCTCTCGTTCTGGCCCGCAAACGGGGATTCGGCGCTTTCCGCCGTCCTGACCGCCCGGAACGTGACCCCATGAAGGTGCTGGCGGTCTTTGCCCGCAACGGTTTCAGCCAGGGGACGGCCGCCCAGGCCCTGGCCATGGAACGTGACGAGGCTGAGGACCTGATCCTGCGTTTCCGTTCAGCGTGA